The following proteins come from a genomic window of Pyxidicoccus sp. MSG2:
- a CDS encoding ABC transporter permease: MKALLIARRELAGYLRTLSGYVVIAVILALNGLFFNAYALGGASKRSAEVLSQFFYYSSGFTIVASVFISMRLLAEERQTGTLPLLYSSPLRDRDIVLGKFLAGLTFLGLYVLCTLYMPLLVMVHGKVSFGHVAAGYLGLLLLGSASLAVGTFGSALARNQLLAAITSAVLLVALILCWLLARITEQPLSDVFSAMSLWNQHFPPFQSGLVHVRDVVYYLVVTYVALFAATRVLEARRWR, from the coding sequence GTGAAGGCGCTCCTGATTGCCCGCCGCGAGCTCGCCGGCTACCTGCGCACGCTCAGCGGCTACGTCGTCATCGCGGTCATCCTCGCGTTGAACGGCCTGTTCTTCAACGCGTACGCCCTGGGCGGCGCCAGCAAGCGCTCCGCCGAGGTGCTGTCGCAGTTCTTCTATTACTCGAGCGGCTTCACCATCGTCGCCTCGGTGTTCATCTCCATGCGCCTGCTCGCGGAGGAGCGGCAGACGGGCACGCTGCCCCTGCTGTACTCGTCGCCGCTGCGGGACAGGGACATCGTGCTGGGCAAGTTCCTCGCGGGGCTGACGTTCCTGGGGCTGTACGTGCTGTGCACGCTGTACATGCCGCTGCTGGTCATGGTGCACGGCAAGGTGTCCTTCGGGCACGTGGCGGCCGGCTACCTGGGGCTGCTCCTGCTGGGCAGCGCTTCGCTGGCGGTGGGGACGTTCGGCTCGGCGCTGGCGCGCAACCAGTTGCTCGCGGCGATTACGTCCGCGGTGCTGCTGGTGGCCCTCATCCTTTGCTGGTTGCTGGCGCGAATCACCGAGCAGCCGCTGTCGGACGTCTTCAGTGCGATGTCGCTGTGGAACCAGCACTTCCCGCCGTTCCAGTCGGGGCTCGTCCACGTGCGCGACGTCGTCTACTACCTCGTGGTCACCTATGTGGCGCTGTTCGCGGCCACACGGGTGCTCGAGGCCCGGAGGTGGCGATGA
- a CDS encoding ABC transporter ATP-binding protein, whose protein sequence is MIQVEGLTKYYGEHAAIRELAFTIGQGEVIGFLGLNGAGKSTTLKILGCVLLPTAGRVVIDGHDVVNEPHEVRQRIGYLPDVPPLYEEMTVGEYLAYVAQLRGVTARDTASRVGEAEEKTGLREVDGELISTLSHGFRQRVGVAQALVHKPALLILDEPTSGLDPRQIVEMRDVIRGLKGTHTVLVSSHILPEISQTCDRLLIIHKGTLVAQGTEEELGTKMGGGGSIEVEVRGDRARAVEVLKAFGEVDVGRVADGVVALTVRTSPDQRPRVAQAVVGAGLELLRLDQGAGQLESIFLRLTHGQEVRS, encoded by the coding sequence ATGATTCAGGTCGAAGGGCTGACCAAGTACTACGGTGAGCACGCGGCCATCCGCGAGCTGGCCTTCACCATTGGCCAGGGCGAGGTCATCGGCTTCCTGGGCCTCAATGGCGCGGGCAAGTCGACCACGCTGAAGATTCTCGGCTGCGTGCTGCTACCCACCGCCGGGCGCGTCGTCATCGACGGCCACGACGTGGTGAACGAACCGCACGAGGTGCGCCAGCGCATCGGCTACCTCCCGGACGTGCCGCCGCTCTACGAGGAGATGACGGTGGGCGAGTACCTGGCCTACGTCGCGCAACTGCGCGGCGTGACGGCCCGGGACACCGCCTCCCGCGTGGGCGAGGCCGAGGAGAAGACGGGGCTGCGCGAGGTGGACGGCGAGCTCATCTCCACGCTCAGCCATGGCTTCCGACAGCGCGTGGGCGTGGCGCAGGCGCTGGTGCACAAGCCGGCGCTGCTCATCCTCGACGAGCCCACCAGTGGCCTGGACCCGCGGCAGATTGTCGAGATGCGCGACGTCATCCGCGGCCTCAAGGGCACGCACACGGTGCTCGTCTCCAGCCACATCCTCCCGGAGATTTCGCAGACGTGCGACCGGCTCCTCATCATCCACAAGGGGACGCTGGTGGCGCAGGGGACGGAGGAGGAGCTGGGGACGAAGATGGGCGGCGGGGGCTCCATCGAGGTGGAGGTGCGCGGTGACAGGGCGCGCGCGGTGGAGGTGCTGAAGGCGTTCGGCGAGGTGGACGTGGGCCGTGTGGCGGACGGTGTGGTGGCGCTGACGGTGCGCACCTCGCCGGACCAGCGGCCCCGGGTGGCGCAGGCGGTGGTGGGCGCGGGCCTGGAGCTCTTGCGGCTGGACCAGGGCGCGGGCCAGTTGGAGTCCATCTTCCTGCGGCTGACGCACGGCCAGGAGGTGCGGTCGTGA
- a CDS encoding TIGR01777 family oxidoreductase has product MGKSHVFDARSQMPVSASELFTWHTREGAFERLSPPWERVEVVERTGDGIRQGSRAVVRMKLGPISQRWVAEHTVYEEGSLFQDQQLSGPFSKWVHTHRMLPDPASPSTSTLQDAIEYVLPVGPLGSAFGNGFTRNKLARMFAYRHRVTREDLRRHAAFAGQGPLTVAITGASGLLGSSLTPFLTTGGHRVKRLVRGKADAAKGEVAWSPDKGQVDTESLEGVDAVVHLAGANVAGQRWSPEYKDVILKSRTEGTRTLCEALARMKRKPRVLVCAVGTGIYGDRGDEPLTEESAPGTGFLADVCRAWEASTAPAEAAGIRVVHLRIGPVLDAREGALAKMVPAFNAGGGGPVGSGRQWFSWVSLEDVLGLIHFSLFTEAARGPINAVAPGAVRQVDFARTLGRVLRRPAFFPVPAPLIRTLFGEMGQETVLSGAHVLPSAAERLGFSFLLPDLEGALRFTLGRTTEGPEYRLS; this is encoded by the coding sequence ATGGGCAAGTCGCACGTCTTCGATGCGCGCAGCCAGATGCCAGTCTCCGCCTCCGAGCTGTTCACCTGGCATACCCGCGAGGGGGCATTCGAGCGCCTGTCGCCCCCCTGGGAGCGGGTGGAGGTGGTGGAGCGCACCGGCGACGGCATCCGCCAGGGCTCCCGCGCCGTCGTCCGCATGAAGCTGGGCCCCATCTCCCAGCGCTGGGTGGCCGAGCACACCGTCTACGAGGAGGGCTCCCTCTTCCAGGACCAGCAACTGTCGGGCCCCTTCTCGAAGTGGGTCCACACCCATCGCATGCTGCCCGACCCGGCGTCTCCCAGCACCTCCACCCTGCAGGACGCCATCGAGTACGTCCTCCCCGTGGGCCCGCTCGGCAGCGCCTTCGGCAATGGCTTCACCCGCAACAAGCTGGCGCGCATGTTCGCGTACCGGCACCGGGTGACACGCGAGGACCTGCGCCGGCATGCGGCCTTCGCCGGGCAGGGGCCGCTCACGGTGGCCATCACCGGCGCGTCGGGCCTGCTGGGCTCGTCGCTGACGCCCTTCCTCACCACGGGCGGCCACCGGGTGAAGCGCCTGGTGCGCGGGAAGGCGGACGCCGCGAAGGGCGAGGTGGCATGGTCGCCCGACAAGGGGCAGGTCGACACGGAGTCCCTGGAGGGTGTGGACGCGGTGGTGCACCTGGCTGGCGCCAACGTGGCGGGCCAGCGCTGGTCCCCCGAGTACAAGGACGTCATCCTCAAGAGCCGCACCGAGGGCACGCGCACGCTGTGCGAGGCCCTGGCGCGGATGAAGCGCAAGCCGAGGGTGCTGGTGTGTGCCGTCGGCACCGGCATCTACGGCGACCGCGGGGACGAGCCCCTCACCGAGGAGAGCGCCCCCGGCACCGGCTTCCTCGCCGACGTGTGCCGGGCCTGGGAGGCGTCCACCGCGCCGGCCGAGGCCGCTGGCATCCGCGTGGTGCACCTGCGCATCGGCCCCGTGCTGGACGCGCGCGAGGGCGCCCTGGCGAAGATGGTGCCCGCCTTCAACGCGGGCGGCGGAGGCCCCGTGGGCTCCGGGCGCCAGTGGTTCAGCTGGGTGTCGTTGGAGGACGTGCTCGGCCTCATCCACTTCTCCCTCTTCACGGAAGCCGCGCGCGGCCCCATCAACGCGGTGGCGCCCGGCGCGGTGCGGCAGGTGGACTTCGCCCGGACGCTCGGCCGGGTGCTGCGCCGGCCGGCCTTCTTCCCGGTGCCCGCCCCCCTCATCCGCACCCTCTTCGGGGAGATGGGGCAGGAGACGGTGCTGAGCGGGGCCCACGTGCTGCCCTCGGCCGCCGAGCGGCTCGGCTTCTCCTTCCTCCTGCCCGACCTGGAGGGCGCCCTGCGCTTCACCCTGGGTCGGACGACGGAGGGGCCGGAATACCGCTTGTCCTAG
- a CDS encoding L-threonylcarbamoyladenylate synthase, with protein sequence MLNPDSIERAVDLLRRGGVVALPTETVYGLAANAEDELAVRRVFAIKGRPATHPLIVHIPGVEHLSSWAREVPEAALRLASAFWPGPLTLVLPRTSRATDAVTGGQDTVALRVPNHPMALAVLQKLGGGLAAPSANRFGRVSPTTAEHVSRDLGGDVDLVLDGGPCTVGVESTIVDLSSDAPAILRPGGLATEEVERVLGQSVPVRTESKVRVSGSLASHYAPRAGVVLVEPREALSRVQALRSQGQRVGVLGPASLNLPSDVPRFDVPEDPAGAARVLYARLREADEQGHDVLVACLPEASGLGIAVRDRLARAAAPRT encoded by the coding sequence ATGCTTAATCCGGACTCAATCGAGCGCGCAGTGGATTTGCTGCGCCGCGGCGGTGTCGTCGCCCTGCCCACGGAGACGGTGTATGGCCTCGCGGCCAACGCCGAGGACGAACTGGCCGTGCGCCGCGTCTTCGCCATCAAGGGCCGCCCCGCGACACACCCGCTCATCGTCCACATCCCGGGCGTGGAGCACCTGTCGTCGTGGGCGCGCGAGGTACCGGAAGCGGCGCTCCGGCTCGCCAGCGCGTTCTGGCCCGGCCCGCTGACGCTGGTGCTGCCGCGCACGTCGCGTGCGACGGATGCCGTCACCGGTGGGCAGGACACGGTGGCGCTGCGCGTGCCGAACCACCCGATGGCGCTCGCGGTACTCCAGAAGCTCGGAGGCGGGCTGGCCGCGCCGAGCGCCAACCGCTTCGGCCGGGTGAGCCCCACCACGGCGGAGCACGTGTCACGGGACTTGGGCGGCGACGTGGACCTCGTGCTGGATGGAGGTCCGTGCACGGTGGGCGTGGAGTCGACCATCGTGGACCTGAGCTCGGACGCGCCCGCGATTCTGCGCCCCGGTGGACTGGCGACCGAGGAAGTGGAGCGCGTGCTGGGGCAGTCGGTGCCGGTGCGCACGGAGTCCAAGGTGCGCGTGTCGGGCTCGCTGGCGTCGCACTACGCGCCGCGCGCGGGGGTGGTGCTGGTGGAGCCTCGCGAGGCGCTCTCACGCGTGCAGGCCCTGCGGAGCCAGGGCCAACGCGTGGGCGTGCTGGGGCCCGCGAGCCTCAACCTGCCGTCGGACGTGCCCCGCTTCGACGTGCCGGAAGACCCGGCCGGCGCGGCGCGCGTGCTGTACGCGCGGCTGCGCGAGGCGGATGAGCAGGGCCACGACGTGCTCGTGGCCTGCCTGCCCGAGGCGAGCGGCCTGGGCATCGCGGTGCGCGACAGGCTGGCCCGGGCTGCCGCGCCTCGTACCTGA
- a CDS encoding right-handed parallel beta-helix repeat-containing protein, whose protein sequence is MSGPSSAPGGAIAVPAGDNSGFDFNQPGATFWFASGVHTLANDVFGQIVARANTTYIGAPGAIIDGRNLNLYAFTGDVQNVTIRYLTIRNFGRGLDNNNEGVVNHDSGAGWTIEYNTISGNDGAGVFLGTGNVVRYNCLKDNGQYGFSMFKMPVEGDSAIKNVVLDHNEITGNNTDDWESRIEGCGCTGGGKFWDVRGAQVTNNWVHGNKGTGLWADTNNIDFLFEGNYIEENDGEGIWYEISYNATIRNNTFRRNAWVSGNRNLGSPGPAIYLSESGGDARLASAVSGAPKIRVYANSFEDNFSGVSIYENANRFCNSNGNTSKGYCTPFITPTLIPQEPRNYEYPNPISDTHTCYTQVAGEPYKTDCRWHSKNIEVNNNEFHFDRTVVPCAGTYCGVQALYATGADNMPWSPYTVSGVQNDVMFNNGNVFHDNKYFGAWRFAKGFGETVNFGVWRSAPYTQEVGSTIEGDTGEPPPDPVLVTNDLDADTSTLEGSVGQWQDWYSEALARTSEEAHSGTHSLRVAVTASWGWGVQLANWPGFATTPGVKTLALWGKLGAGMGLTPKMTVKWVDANQAVLQTHEVTLPALTTTWQKVSAVVDAPAGASTVLVYLTGSGNPGEYFYLDDIVVGDAPNALDAASAGGEGSAGQWQAWYAASVSATPQDAYRGTGSLLVSVTDPWGWGVQLANWPGFATTAGNKRISYMAKQGSGAISNVTLRVKWFGGGQELLQTDLVPLSGLSTSWQRAAANVTAPAGAANVYLDIYSNSGGAGDSLYLDDLVVTDLAN, encoded by the coding sequence TTGAGCGGCCCGAGTAGCGCGCCAGGGGGTGCGATTGCAGTTCCCGCCGGTGATAACAGCGGCTTCGACTTCAACCAGCCGGGCGCGACGTTCTGGTTCGCGTCGGGTGTGCACACCCTGGCCAACGACGTCTTTGGTCAGATTGTCGCCCGTGCCAATACGACCTATATCGGCGCACCGGGCGCCATCATCGACGGACGGAACCTCAACCTGTACGCGTTTACGGGTGACGTCCAGAACGTCACCATCAGGTATCTGACCATCAGGAACTTCGGCCGCGGTCTTGATAACAACAACGAAGGCGTGGTCAACCACGACTCCGGAGCGGGCTGGACCATCGAGTACAACACCATCTCCGGAAATGATGGCGCGGGTGTCTTCCTGGGCACCGGCAACGTCGTCCGCTACAACTGCTTGAAGGACAATGGGCAGTACGGCTTCAGCATGTTCAAGATGCCGGTGGAAGGCGACTCCGCCATCAAGAACGTCGTCCTGGACCACAACGAAATCACTGGCAACAACACCGACGACTGGGAGAGCCGCATCGAGGGCTGTGGCTGTACCGGCGGCGGCAAGTTCTGGGACGTCCGTGGCGCGCAGGTGACCAACAACTGGGTCCACGGCAACAAGGGCACCGGCCTGTGGGCGGACACCAACAACATCGACTTCCTCTTCGAGGGTAACTACATCGAGGAGAACGATGGCGAAGGCATCTGGTACGAGATCAGCTACAACGCCACCATCCGCAACAACACCTTTCGCCGCAATGCCTGGGTGAGCGGCAACAGGAACCTGGGTTCACCCGGTCCGGCCATCTACCTGTCAGAGTCGGGGGGTGACGCGCGGCTGGCCTCTGCTGTCAGTGGAGCCCCGAAGATTCGGGTGTACGCCAACTCCTTCGAAGACAACTTCTCGGGTGTTTCAATCTACGAGAACGCCAACCGCTTCTGTAACTCCAACGGCAACACCAGCAAGGGGTATTGCACGCCCTTCATCACCCCGACCCTGATTCCGCAAGAGCCGCGCAACTACGAGTACCCCAATCCCATCAGCGACACGCACACCTGCTACACCCAGGTGGCTGGCGAGCCATACAAGACGGACTGCCGCTGGCACTCCAAGAACATCGAGGTGAACAACAACGAGTTCCACTTCGACCGCACCGTCGTTCCGTGTGCCGGAACCTACTGTGGCGTGCAGGCCCTCTATGCCACCGGCGCTGACAACATGCCCTGGTCGCCGTATACGGTTTCGGGCGTGCAGAACGATGTCATGTTCAACAACGGCAATGTTTTTCATGACAACAAGTACTTCGGGGCCTGGCGTTTCGCCAAGGGGTTCGGCGAGACGGTCAACTTCGGGGTCTGGCGGTCCGCGCCATACACCCAGGAAGTCGGAAGCACCATTGAAGGCGACACTGGCGAGCCGCCGCCCGATCCGGTTCTTGTCACCAATGACCTGGATGCCGACACGTCCACCCTCGAGGGCTCGGTCGGCCAATGGCAGGACTGGTACTCCGAAGCGCTGGCCAGGACCTCGGAGGAGGCGCACTCCGGTACGCACAGCCTCCGCGTCGCCGTGACTGCTTCCTGGGGGTGGGGCGTACAGCTCGCGAACTGGCCCGGCTTCGCGACAACTCCTGGCGTGAAGACCCTTGCACTCTGGGGCAAGCTGGGAGCCGGGATGGGCCTGACACCCAAGATGACCGTGAAGTGGGTGGATGCCAACCAGGCGGTCCTTCAGACGCACGAGGTGACGCTGCCCGCGTTGACGACGACCTGGCAGAAGGTGTCCGCGGTGGTCGACGCACCAGCGGGTGCAAGCACGGTCCTGGTCTACCTGACGGGCTCTGGCAATCCCGGGGAGTACTTCTATCTCGACGATATCGTCGTGGGTGATGCGCCCAACGCCCTCGACGCCGCCAGTGCCGGCGGTGAAGGCTCCGCCGGCCAATGGCAGGCCTGGTATGCCGCCAGCGTCTCAGCCACTCCCCAGGACGCCTATCGCGGCACGGGCAGCCTGCTCGTGAGCGTTACCGACCCCTGGGGCTGGGGCGTGCAGTTGGCGAACTGGCCCGGCTTCGCCACGACCGCGGGCAACAAGCGCATCAGCTACATGGCGAAGCAGGGCTCCGGTGCCATCTCGAATGTCACGCTGCGTGTGAAGTGGTTCGGCGGAGGACAGGAACTCCTCCAGACGGACCTGGTGCCGCTCAGTGGCCTGAGCACCAGTTGGCAGCGGGCCGCGGCAAACGTGACGGCACCCGCGGGTGCGGCCAACGTCTATCTGGACATCTACAGCAATTCAGGTGGCGCGGGCGACAGCCTGTATCTGGACGACCTCGTCGTCACCGACCTCGCGAATTGA
- a CDS encoding TetR/AcrR family transcriptional regulator has product MASRAQRLPASARRAQLIDVGRSVFARRGYEGTSVEEIAEVAKVSKPVIYEHFGGKEGLYAVIVDREMEYVVRRIAEAIAVGSPRERVEQGATAFLMYVKEHPDGFAVLAHDTPVTSARGGMSSLLNDVAERVSHVFLTSFKGAGYDSKVAPIYAHALVGMVTFVGQWWTGVRKPPVEEVAAHISSLVWMGLRHLPRRPVLGSKRQK; this is encoded by the coding sequence ATGGCCAGCCGCGCTCAACGCCTCCCTGCCTCTGCCCGCCGAGCCCAGCTCATCGATGTCGGGCGCTCCGTCTTTGCTCGACGTGGCTACGAGGGAACCTCGGTCGAGGAGATCGCCGAGGTTGCGAAGGTCTCCAAGCCCGTCATCTACGAGCATTTCGGCGGCAAGGAGGGCCTCTATGCCGTCATCGTGGACCGCGAGATGGAGTACGTGGTCAGGCGCATCGCCGAGGCCATCGCGGTGGGCAGCCCCCGCGAGCGCGTCGAGCAGGGAGCCACCGCATTCCTGATGTACGTGAAGGAGCATCCGGATGGCTTCGCCGTCCTCGCTCACGACACACCCGTGACTTCTGCTCGCGGTGGGATGTCGTCGCTACTCAACGATGTGGCCGAGCGTGTCAGTCATGTCTTCCTCACCTCGTTCAAGGGGGCGGGCTATGACTCCAAGGTGGCGCCCATCTATGCGCACGCCCTGGTTGGCATGGTCACCTTCGTCGGCCAGTGGTGGACGGGCGTACGCAAGCCGCCCGTCGAGGAGGTTGCCGCGCACATCTCGTCCCTCGTCTGGATGGGGCTGCGCCACCTTCCCAGACGTCCGGTGCTCGGCTCGAAGCGGCAGAAATGA
- a CDS encoding CocE/NonD family hydrolase — protein sequence MSWLRAIAVSVVLSVCVVTTPASAASQRIVDIPTRDGVALKSFVYTPDAPGRYPAIVFITSWALPNLEYLVQAQQFANAGYVVVSYTPRGFYASGGTIDTAGPKDIGDLTEVINWTLANTPTEPTRIGAAGVSYGAGMALIGAAFDSRIRAVAALSCWTDLTYSLFANQTRHLQSAALLGLAAELTGKPSPELQQTLSDFFANRNLPGVIAYSQVRSAATYLTSINANRPAILMANAYGDSFFGPNQLTDFYTRLSGPKRLELRPGDHAIPELTGILGLPNDAWTSMHRWFDQYLRGVDTGIASENPVQLQLRGQSTYESYPSWSAVSTGTARYNLSEVHWWNREGDLTTGAQSGWSATVLAGDDTVANGGVVLLTNGAEAITGEPPTAWIPAVDRDNAGVWQSASLSSPQRVRGAAHLRMTVTPGSSGQTTIIAYLYDTDWAGTGSLVTHIALTLRDAVAGQARVVDVDFPATAYDVPSGHRLSLVIDTVDPLYADKAPLFSTVKFSSSSSSPSYLTLPLK from the coding sequence TTGTCCTGGTTACGTGCAATCGCCGTGTCCGTGGTTCTATCGGTGTGCGTTGTCACCACTCCCGCGTCGGCGGCGTCGCAGCGAATCGTCGACATCCCCACGCGTGATGGAGTGGCGCTCAAGAGCTTCGTCTACACGCCGGATGCGCCGGGGCGGTATCCGGCCATCGTCTTCATCACCAGCTGGGCACTGCCCAACCTGGAGTACCTCGTGCAGGCGCAGCAGTTCGCCAATGCCGGGTACGTGGTGGTCTCGTACACCCCGCGAGGTTTCTACGCTTCGGGGGGCACCATCGACACGGCGGGCCCCAAGGACATCGGCGACCTGACCGAGGTCATCAACTGGACGCTCGCCAATACGCCCACGGAGCCGACCCGCATCGGCGCGGCGGGCGTCTCCTATGGCGCGGGGATGGCGTTGATTGGCGCGGCCTTCGATTCGCGCATCCGCGCCGTGGCCGCGCTGAGCTGCTGGACGGACCTGACGTATTCGTTGTTCGCGAACCAGACGCGCCATCTGCAGAGCGCCGCGCTGCTGGGACTCGCCGCGGAGCTGACGGGGAAGCCGTCGCCGGAGCTGCAGCAGACGCTTTCGGACTTCTTCGCCAACCGGAACCTGCCCGGCGTCATCGCCTATTCCCAGGTGCGCAGCGCCGCGACGTACCTGACGAGCATCAACGCGAACCGCCCGGCGATTCTCATGGCGAACGCCTATGGCGACAGCTTCTTCGGGCCGAACCAGTTGACGGACTTCTACACCCGCCTGTCGGGCCCGAAGCGGCTCGAGCTCCGCCCGGGTGACCACGCCATCCCCGAGCTGACCGGCATCCTCGGCCTGCCCAATGACGCCTGGACGAGCATGCACCGCTGGTTCGACCAGTACCTGCGCGGCGTGGACACCGGCATCGCCTCGGAGAACCCGGTTCAGCTCCAGCTCCGAGGCCAGAGCACCTATGAGTCTTACCCGTCGTGGAGCGCCGTCTCGACGGGCACCGCGCGCTACAACCTGAGCGAGGTGCACTGGTGGAACCGGGAGGGCGACCTCACGACGGGCGCGCAGTCGGGCTGGAGCGCGACGGTTCTCGCGGGCGATGACACCGTCGCCAACGGCGGCGTGGTGCTGCTGACGAACGGCGCGGAGGCCATCACCGGTGAGCCGCCCACGGCGTGGATTCCCGCGGTGGACCGGGACAACGCGGGCGTCTGGCAGTCGGCCTCGCTGTCGAGCCCGCAGCGCGTGCGCGGGGCCGCGCACCTGCGAATGACCGTCACTCCGGGCAGCTCCGGGCAGACGACCATCATCGCGTACCTCTACGACACGGACTGGGCGGGGACGGGGAGCCTCGTCACGCACATCGCGCTGACGCTCCGGGACGCCGTGGCCGGCCAGGCCCGTGTCGTGGACGTGGACTTCCCGGCGACGGCCTATGACGTCCCGAGCGGCCATCGCCTCTCGCTCGTCATCGACACCGTCGATCCGCTCTACGCGGACAAGGCGCCGCTGTTCTCCACGGTGAAGTTCTCCTCTTCGTCGAGCAGCCCGTCCTATCTGACGCTGCCCCTGAAGTGA
- a CDS encoding M24 family metallopeptidase produces MERVYSAAESAEFQRRHDRLVAELETRSLEQLVLTSTESIFYLTGATAEPLERPFFLVVDVARARRFLVVPRLEQEHLRKGWGPGSQQEVLAYAEFPAPAGQGWKDALLALLRPGFAFEPSTPHERAAVLVASGGHSLELLEPLRMVKSDFEVARIERAAYYAMWGVEQILRSAYQGATVIEGYMTTTSLRRKIIQEEAHFDALATDVLAAPWPAPLSSEPHSVPGATMKLEGGPHVALVLTRVNGYAAECERTFFTTRPTAEQGRLFALMLEARRIAFEKVRPGVLAADVDAAVNDFLTREGFGDPARRLHRTGHGFGLGNHEPPWVAVGSEHRLERNMLISIEPGLYVPGVGGYRHSDTVLVTDGGYRVLTGRVPTDIRSLTFGRPSLQQRVRASVIRRLAGV; encoded by the coding sequence GTGGAGCGTGTCTACTCGGCGGCCGAAAGCGCGGAGTTCCAGCGGCGGCATGACCGGCTCGTCGCCGAGCTGGAGACGCGGAGTCTCGAGCAGCTGGTGCTCACCTCGACCGAGAGCATCTTCTATCTCACCGGCGCGACGGCCGAGCCGCTGGAGCGGCCATTCTTCCTCGTCGTCGACGTGGCCCGGGCGAGGCGTTTCCTGGTGGTGCCACGGCTGGAGCAGGAGCACCTGCGCAAGGGCTGGGGGCCGGGCTCTCAGCAGGAGGTCCTCGCGTACGCGGAGTTCCCCGCGCCGGCGGGGCAGGGGTGGAAGGACGCGCTCCTGGCGCTGCTCCGGCCCGGCTTCGCCTTCGAGCCGAGCACTCCGCACGAGCGGGCGGCGGTGCTGGTGGCCTCGGGCGGGCACTCGCTGGAGCTGCTCGAGCCCCTGCGAATGGTGAAGTCCGACTTCGAGGTGGCCCGGATTGAGCGCGCCGCGTACTACGCGATGTGGGGCGTGGAGCAGATTCTCCGCTCGGCGTACCAGGGGGCGACCGTCATCGAGGGCTACATGACGACGACCTCGCTGCGGCGGAAGATCATCCAGGAGGAGGCGCACTTCGACGCGCTCGCCACCGACGTGCTCGCGGCGCCGTGGCCCGCGCCGCTGAGCAGCGAGCCGCACTCCGTGCCCGGCGCGACGATGAAGCTCGAGGGTGGGCCGCACGTCGCGCTGGTACTCACACGCGTCAACGGCTACGCGGCCGAGTGCGAGCGGACCTTCTTCACCACGCGGCCCACGGCGGAGCAGGGACGTCTCTTCGCGCTGATGCTGGAGGCGCGGCGGATTGCGTTCGAGAAGGTGCGTCCAGGCGTGCTCGCGGCGGACGTCGACGCGGCGGTGAATGACTTCCTCACGCGCGAGGGCTTCGGCGACCCGGCGCGGCGGCTGCACCGTACGGGGCATGGCTTCGGCCTGGGCAACCATGAGCCGCCGTGGGTGGCCGTGGGCAGTGAGCACCGGCTGGAGCGGAACATGCTCATCTCCATCGAGCCCGGCCTCTACGTGCCGGGCGTCGGTGGGTATCGGCACTCGGACACCGTGCTCGTCACCGATGGCGGGTACCGCGTGCTGACGGGCCGCGTGCCGACGGACATCCGCAGCCTCACCTTCGGCAGGCCGAGCCTCCAGCAGCGCGTGCGGGCCTCGGTCATTCGCAGGCTGGCTGGCGTCTGA